The Bos javanicus breed banteng chromosome 21, ARS-OSU_banteng_1.0, whole genome shotgun sequence genome includes a region encoding these proteins:
- the LOC133233946 gene encoding signal recognition particle subunit SRP54 isoform X1 encodes MVLADLGRKITSALRSLSNATIINEEVLNAMLKEVCTALLEADVNIKLVKQLRENVKSAIDLEEMASGLNKRKMIQHAVFKELVKLVDPGVKAWTPTKGKQNVIMFVGLQGSGKTTTCSKLAYYYQRKGWKTCLICADTFRAGAFDQLKQNATKARIPFYGSYTEMDPVIIASEGVEKFKNENFEIIIVDTSGRHKQEDSLFEEMLQVANAIQPDNIVYVMDASIGQACEAQAKAFKDKVDVASVIVTKLDGHAKGGGALSAVAATKSPIIFIGTGEHIDDFEPFKTQPFISKLLGMGDIEGLIDKVNELKLDDNEALIEKLKHGQFTLRDMYEQFQNIMKMGPFSQILGMIPGFGTDFMSKGNEQESMARLKKLMTIMDSMNDQELDSTDGAKVFSKQPGRIQRVARGSGVSTRDVQELLTQYTKFAQMVKKMGGIKGLFKGGDMSKNVSQSQMAKLNQQMAKMMDPRVLHHMGGMAGLQSMMRQFQQGAAGNMKGMMGFNNM; translated from the exons ATGGTATTAGCAgaccttggaagaaaaataacatcAGCATTGCGCTCATTGAGCAATGCCACCATTATCAATGAAGAG gtGTTAAATGCTATGCTAAAAGAAGTATGCACAGCATTATTGGAAGCGGATGTTAATATTAAACTAGTGAAGCAACTAAGAGAAAATGTAAA GTCTGCTATTGATCTGGAAGAGATGGCATCTGgtcttaacaaaagaaaaatgattcagcATGCTGTATTTAAAGAACTTGTGAAG CTTGTAGACCCTGGAGTTAAAGCATGGACACCCactaaaggaaaacagaatgtGATCATGTTTGTTGGATTGCAAGGGAGTGGTAAAACAACTACATGTTCAAAG TTAGCATATTATTATCAGAGGAAAGGTTGGAAGACCTGTTTGATATGTGCAGACACATTCAGAGCAG GGGCTTTTGACCAACTAAAACAGAATGCAACCAAAGCAAGAATTCCATTCTATGGAAG CTATACAGAAATGGATCCTGTTATCATTGCCTCTGAAGGAGTGgaaaaattcaaaaatgaaaactttgaaaTTATTATTGTTGATACAAGTGGCCGTCATAAACAAGAAGACTCTTTGTTTGAAGAAATGCTTCAAGTTGCTAATGCTATA CAACCAGATAACATTGTTTATGTGATGGATGCCTCCATTGGACAGGCTTGTGAAGCCCAGGCTAAGGCTTTTAAAGATAAAGTAGATGTAGCCTCAGTAATAGTGACAAAACTTGATGGCCATGCAAAAGGAGGTGGTGCTCTTAGTGC agTTGCTGCCACAAAAAGTCCGATTATTTTCATTGGTACAGGGGAACACATAGATGACTTTGAACCTTTCAAAACACAACCTTTCATCAGCAAACTTCTTG GTATGGGTGACATTGAAGGATTGATAGATAAAGTCAACGAGCTGAAGCTGGATGACAATGAAGCACTTATAGAGAAGTTGAAACATG GTCAGTTTACGTTGCGAGACATGTATGAGCAATTTCAAAATATCATGAAAATGGGCCCCTTCAGTCAGATCTTG gGGATGATCCCTGGTTTTGGAACAGATTTCATGAGCAAAGGAAATGAACAAGAGTCTATGGCAAGGCTAAAGAAATTAATGACAATAATGGATAGTATGAATGATCAAG AGCTTGACAGTACTGATGGTGCCAAGGTTTTCAGTAAGCAACCAGGAAGGATCCAGAGAGTAGCAAGAGGATCCGGTGTGTCAACAAGAGATGTCCAAGAACTTCTGACCCAGTATACCAAATTTGCACAGATGGTAAAAAAGATGGGAGGTATCAAAGGACTTTTCAAAG gtGGTGACATGTCTAAGAATGTGAGCCAGTCACAGATGGCAAAATTGAATCAACAAATGGCCAAAATGATGGATCCAAGAGTTCTTCATCATATGG GTGGTATGGCAGGACTTCAGTCAATGATGAGGCAATTTCAACAGGGTGCTGCTGGCAATATGAAAGGCATGATGGGATTCAATAACATGTAA